The window GCTGGAGCAGGAAGTAGCCCGGGATGACGATCGCGGCCTGATGCAGCAGGTAGACCGGAAACGCCGACTCGGTCAGGTAGTCCAGAGCCGGCGTCCTGAACGACAGCAACTGGCGACCCCAACCCAGGAGAGCGATCACAAAACACCACCCCGCAATCGCCGTCTGCGCGAGAATCACCGAGGGCGACGAGAACACCCTCAACACGCCGAGCAGGAGGATCACCGTCGCCGCTACGCCGATCCACAGCGCCCGCTTCCGCTCGCGATGCAACGCCGTCTCGAGGACCGGGAACCGCGCCAGCAGGAAGCCGGCAAGCAGATAGGTACTGTAGTAGGCAAAGTTGGCCCAATCGTCGACGAGGTTCTGCAAGCCGGGCCAGCGCTCGCGCATCGTCACCTGCACGAGCGCCAGCGGCACGATCGGCGCATACACCCAGAGCGGCGAAACCTGCCCCTCGAACCACCGGCGCGGGGCGCGAATGCGGACGAGGATCGGCAGGTACAGCAGGGTGAACGTCAGCAGATAGGCGACGAACCAGAGGTGCGCCCAGGTGAAACGCGTCGGATCGGTAAAGAACGTCGGAACGAACTCGAAGAGGGACTCCTCGAAAGGCGGCGCCGGCGGCAGGCCGGACGGAATGACCTGACGGAATCCCTCCTGCAGCTTTGGGTCGACGTAGAGACCCGTGTAGTTCGCGTCGAGGCCGCTGGCGAGCTCGAAATACTTGATCGCCGGCATGAGCAGCACACAGGCCGCCACCAGCGGCACGAACAACCGAAGGAAGCGCTCGCGGAGAAAGCCGCCCGTTCCCCGCAGCGACAGCGACGAGAACGCCGACCAGCCGGCGAGCAGGAAGAACAACGGCATGTGCCATAGCCCGATGAAGCCACACAGGATCAGGAAGGCGAAGGACACCTCGGAATTGCGAATGTGGTAAAAGGGCGCCGGGTTGAAGACCATCCCGACGTGGAAGAGCAGCAGCAGGTAGGTGGCGAAGACCCGCAGCCAGTCGATGTCGTAGCGCCTCTCGGTAATCGGGTTCATGATCACTCCTTCACCAACGCATCCCGGAGGACCTGCACGACGGTTCGCTTCGCGACGTCTTCCTCGACTGCCTGCGGGTGCGGATCCCACTTGCGGTGGACGGCCCAGAAGACGACGGTCTCGATGATAAGGCGTGCCGCGACGGCCGTGTCCGGCACCGCGCGGATCTTACCGCGCCGAATGCGGTCCTGAAGATACTGATCGAGGACCGCGATCAGCCCGCCACGCGCACCTTCGAACCACAGCGCCGCCAGGTCCGGCATGTCCGGGGCGGCGCGGTCGAGCAGCCTGAGCCCGTGGCGATTACGCGCCATCGTTTCGTACATCTCGCCGACGATGGCCTCGACTTCGCCACGCACGTCGGTCACGCGTTGCCGCGCCAGCGCCGTGCTCAAGGCCGCCAGCGTCCGATTCTCGGCCAGGCGTTGCCGTACGTATTCGAGCGTCGCCCCCGGTTCCGGCGACGGCACCGGGAGCGCCGGCGGATTCCGAAACGGACGTTCCGCGTCGGCGTAGCGGGCGACAAAGTCGAACAACGCCTCCTTGCTCTCGACGTAAAGGTACAGGGTCC is drawn from Candidatus Binatia bacterium and contains these coding sequences:
- a CDS encoding acyltransferase family protein, whose product is MNPITERRYDIDWLRVFATYLLLLFHVGMVFNPAPFYHIRNSEVSFAFLILCGFIGLWHMPLFFLLAGWSAFSSLSLRGTGGFLRERFLRLFVPLVAACVLLMPAIKYFELASGLDANYTGLYVDPKLQEGFRQVIPSGLPPAPPFEESLFEFVPTFFTDPTRFTWAHLWFVAYLLTFTLLYLPILVRIRAPRRWFEGQVSPLWVYAPIVPLALVQVTMRERWPGLQNLVDDWANFAYYSTYLLAGFLLARFPVLETALHRERKRALWIGVAATVILLLGVLRVFSSPSVILAQTAIAGWCFVIALLGWGRQLLSFRTPALDYLTESAFPVYLLHQAAIVIPGYFLLQLPLGLWAKFVLLLVVSSCLTLSAYHALVRPFSLQRFLCGMKQRERPAHGPASLPLKAAAPAP
- a CDS encoding TetR/AcrR family transcriptional regulator: MPRVLPAGRLEQLVDCAARVFVEQGYRRTQMADVADALGVAKGTLYLYVESKEALFDFVARYADAERPFRNPPALPVPSPEPGATLEYVRQRLAENRTLAALSTALARQRVTDVRGEVEAIVGEMYETMARNRHGLRLLDRAAPDMPDLAALWFEGARGGLIAVLDQYLQDRIRRGKIRAVPDTAVAARLIIETVVFWAVHRKWDPHPQAVEEDVAKRTVVQVLRDALVKE